A genomic segment from Candidatus Lernaella stagnicola encodes:
- the thrA gene encoding bifunctional aspartate kinase/homoserine dehydrogenase I — MLVHKFGGSSVADAKRLQHAAQLASKEPRPAVVVTSALGGVTDRLIELGSLAQQRRTADLERELTALHTRHLEAADTLVPNDPDRETLRADITAEFSELGQLLQGVQLLEELSPRSLDLIASFGERLAARLLAAALNAAGTPSDYVDARSFLRTDDRFGAANVDFDPSRALARESLLPQTASSVPVVTGFIGATADGRTTTLGRGGSDYTATLVGAFLDADEIWVWTDVDGVMTADPRVVPEARALEAVSFREAAEMAYFGSKILHPSTMIPAIRANIPVRIRSSMNPELPGTLVSDRRTDRFDGVKTVTSIAEMALVTIEGRGMIGVPGIVGRVFTATARAEVNVYMISQASSEQNITFLVREPDSERVTATLHEEFDNELRRGKIDRIDTRTPVGILAIIGEGMKGTPGISRRLFAALGASRINVLAIAQGSSELNVSVVVDQQDLHRAVGAVHTRFGLTSDTHVFLLGKGLIGRTLLQQLLASRERLHRDHGLSLKVVGVAGRSEWLFDPHGLSDETLTGIAAGASLLELGGEARPTNEKIVAALSETRRLDVVLCDVTAAETGDLHHAALTAGIHVVGANKKPLSGSLADYEAIRAEAARQGLGYHFETTFGAGLPVLFTLQELLATHDRVRRITGCFSGTLGYICTGLQEGRPLSEMVVEAKEKGFTEPDPRDDLSGLDVARKALIIAREIGMKIEMDELELASFVPAEFMDLPDVETFLARLPELDEAFARRVQEAENDDKVLRYVAEITPEKVTVGLRPVPRESATGQLFGPDNVLVYETERYAENHLVIRGPGAGAQVTAAGVFGDILKIARHV, encoded by the coding sequence ATGTTAGTTCACAAGTTCGGAGGTAGTTCGGTGGCCGACGCCAAACGCCTCCAACACGCGGCCCAACTCGCCTCGAAGGAACCACGCCCCGCGGTCGTGGTGACCTCGGCCCTCGGCGGCGTGACCGATCGCCTGATCGAATTGGGGAGTTTGGCCCAACAGCGCCGCACCGCCGACCTGGAACGCGAATTGACGGCGCTGCACACGCGGCACCTCGAAGCCGCCGACACCCTCGTGCCGAACGACCCGGATCGCGAAACCTTGAGGGCGGATATTACCGCTGAATTCTCCGAATTGGGGCAATTGCTGCAAGGCGTGCAATTGTTGGAAGAACTTTCGCCGCGCTCCCTCGACCTGATCGCCTCGTTCGGCGAGCGACTTGCCGCGCGCCTACTGGCCGCCGCCCTCAACGCGGCCGGCACGCCGAGCGATTACGTCGACGCGCGAAGCTTTCTGCGCACCGACGACCGCTTCGGAGCCGCCAACGTCGATTTCGACCCCAGCCGCGCCCTGGCCCGTGAATCGCTTCTTCCCCAAACCGCGAGCAGCGTGCCGGTCGTCACCGGTTTTATCGGCGCGACCGCCGACGGCCGCACGACGACGCTCGGACGCGGCGGCAGCGACTACACCGCAACGTTGGTCGGGGCGTTTCTCGACGCGGATGAGATTTGGGTATGGACCGATGTCGACGGCGTGATGACCGCCGACCCGCGCGTGGTGCCCGAAGCGCGCGCGTTGGAAGCTGTCTCCTTCCGCGAAGCTGCCGAAATGGCGTACTTCGGTTCCAAAATACTGCACCCGAGCACGATGATACCGGCCATTCGCGCCAATATTCCGGTGCGGATTCGCAGCAGCATGAACCCGGAACTCCCCGGCACGCTGGTTTCGGATCGGCGCACCGATCGCTTCGATGGCGTCAAGACCGTCACCTCGATCGCCGAGATGGCGCTGGTCACGATCGAAGGGCGCGGCATGATCGGCGTGCCCGGTATTGTCGGCCGCGTGTTCACGGCCACGGCCCGCGCCGAGGTCAATGTGTACATGATTTCGCAGGCGAGTTCCGAGCAGAACATCACCTTTCTCGTGCGTGAGCCCGACAGCGAGCGCGTCACCGCGACGCTACACGAAGAATTCGACAACGAACTGCGTCGCGGCAAAATCGACCGTATCGACACCCGGACGCCGGTGGGCATCCTGGCCATCATCGGCGAAGGGATGAAAGGCACGCCAGGCATCAGCCGACGGCTTTTCGCCGCCCTCGGCGCGAGCCGCATCAACGTGCTGGCCATCGCACAAGGCAGTTCGGAGTTGAACGTGTCGGTCGTCGTCGACCAACAGGACCTGCATCGGGCTGTCGGCGCGGTCCACACGCGCTTCGGCCTGACGAGCGACACCCACGTGTTCCTGCTCGGCAAGGGGTTGATCGGCCGAACGCTCCTGCAGCAACTGCTGGCCAGCCGCGAGCGCCTGCATCGCGACCACGGGCTGTCGCTGAAGGTCGTGGGCGTGGCGGGACGCAGCGAATGGCTGTTCGATCCTCACGGCCTGTCCGACGAAACGCTGACCGGCATCGCGGCGGGCGCATCGCTCCTCGAACTGGGCGGCGAAGCACGGCCTACGAATGAGAAAATCGTCGCCGCCCTCAGCGAAACGCGACGCCTCGACGTCGTGCTGTGCGACGTCACCGCGGCCGAAACCGGCGATCTGCATCACGCGGCGCTGACGGCGGGGATTCACGTTGTCGGCGCCAACAAAAAACCGCTCTCGGGGTCGCTGGCGGACTACGAGGCGATCCGTGCCGAAGCGGCGCGCCAAGGGCTCGGCTACCACTTCGAGACGACCTTCGGCGCCGGGCTGCCGGTGCTGTTTACCTTGCAGGAACTGCTGGCCACCCACGATCGCGTGCGCCGCATCACCGGTTGTTTCTCCGGCACGCTGGGCTACATCTGCACGGGTTTGCAGGAAGGCCGGCCCCTGTCGGAGATGGTCGTCGAGGCCAAGGAAAAGGGTTTCACCGAGCCCGACCCGCGCGACGACTTGTCCGGCCTGGACGTGGCCCGCAAGGCGCTGATCATCGCGCGGGAAATCGGCATGAAAATCGAAATGGACGAACTGGAGTTGGCATCCTTCGTACCCGCCGAGTTCATGGACCTGCCCGATGTTGAGACTTTCCTGGCCCGCCTGCCCGAACTCGACGAGGCGTTTGCCCGCCGCGTTCAGGAAGCCGAAAATGACGACAAGGTGCTGCGCTACGTCGCGGAGATCACGCCGGAGAAAGTCACCGTCGGCCTGCGACCCGTCCCGCGCGAAAGCGCTACGGGGCAGCTTTTCGGCCCGGATAACGTGCTGGTGTACGAAACCGAACGCTACGCGGAAAACCACCTGGTCATACGCGGCCCCGGCGCCGGAGCACAAGTAACCGCCGCCGGCGTCTTCGGTGACATCCTCAAGATCGCGAGGCATGTATGA
- a CDS encoding CusA/CzcA family heavy metal efflux RND transporter, whose translation MIERIIQASVENRFAVILITLIVIVAGVWAMFDTPVDAIPDLSDVQVIVFTDYAGQAPQVVEDQITYPLASAMLAVPFAKNVRGFSMFGYSMVYVLFEDGTDLYWARSRVLEYLSTIRDRLPEGVTPQLGPDATGVGWAYIYSLTSDRHDLAQLRSLQDWYLKYELTSVPGVAEVASVGGYVRQYQIEVDPERLRAYNVGLGDISRAVRDSNSDVGGRLLEIAETEFMIRGRGYLRSITDLENIPVGVNKQTHTPILLSQLANIQIGPEIRRGVIEFDGQGEAVAGIVLVRFGENTLEVIDRVKTRLAELEKGLPAGVEIHTSYDRSRLIWRAINTLRSKLIEEMIVVALIIMLFLLHFRSSFVAIITLPVGILISFLAMRLLGISANIMSLGGIAIAIGVMVDAAVVMVENLHKHKERDVDRTHQETVIAAAREVGPALFFSLIIITISFLPVFSLQQQEGRMFTPLAYTKTFAMAASALLAVTLVPVLMFYFVRGRIRREQDNPVSRFFIRGYAPVIRAVLKRPLTTVGIALVIALATVWPWTRLGGEFMPPLNEGDLLYMPTTPPGISITKAKELLQQTDKLIKTHPQVEHVLGKVGRAETATDPAPLSMIETHIILKPSSEWPPGKTIEDITRELDARVQFPGLTNAWTMPIKTRIDMLATGIKTPVGIKILGEDLATLGKIGEQIEGLLRGEKDVSSVYAERVTGGNYIDIDIDRVTAARFGLTVGDVQRVISSAIGGMNITETVEGLERYPVNLRFPRELRDSPEKLRRVPVMTKMNHTVPLGQLADIRVSKGPPGIKSENARRTAWVFIDLNTDDVGGFVSRAKKLVGDNIELPEGYSLLWSGQYEYMQRAAKRLRVVVPLTLAIIFLLLFMHFRNISESLIVMLTLPFALVGGVWLMFAAGYNLSVAVAVGFIALAGLAAETGVVMLVYLDNAYRERQNAGLLTSLADLREVVMAGAVDRVRPKLMTVATTTIGLLPIMFGIGTGTRIMKRIAAPMVGGLISSTILTLVILPAIYFLWKKWTTQPALAVEKHDDDEK comes from the coding sequence ATGATTGAGCGCATCATCCAAGCCAGCGTCGAGAACCGCTTTGCCGTCATCCTCATCACGTTGATCGTGATCGTGGCGGGCGTGTGGGCGATGTTCGACACGCCGGTCGACGCCATTCCCGATCTCTCCGACGTCCAGGTGATCGTTTTCACCGACTACGCCGGGCAGGCACCGCAGGTGGTGGAAGATCAAATCACGTATCCCTTGGCTTCGGCCATGCTCGCTGTGCCCTTCGCGAAAAACGTGCGCGGCTTTTCGATGTTCGGCTACTCGATGGTCTACGTGCTATTCGAAGACGGCACCGACCTCTACTGGGCCCGCAGTCGCGTGCTGGAATACCTCAGCACGATCCGCGACCGCCTGCCCGAAGGCGTGACGCCGCAACTCGGGCCCGATGCCACCGGCGTCGGCTGGGCTTACATCTATTCCCTGACCTCGGATCGTCATGACTTGGCGCAACTGCGTTCGCTGCAGGATTGGTATCTGAAATACGAACTGACCAGCGTGCCCGGCGTGGCGGAAGTCGCTTCGGTCGGTGGCTACGTGCGGCAGTATCAGATCGAAGTCGATCCCGAACGCCTGCGGGCGTACAACGTCGGGCTGGGCGACATTTCCCGCGCCGTGCGCGATTCCAACAGCGATGTGGGCGGGCGCCTTCTGGAGATTGCCGAAACGGAATTCATGATCCGTGGGCGCGGCTATCTGCGTTCCATAACGGATTTGGAAAACATCCCCGTCGGCGTCAACAAGCAAACCCACACGCCGATTCTCCTTAGCCAGTTGGCCAACATCCAAATCGGGCCGGAGATCCGCCGCGGCGTGATCGAATTCGACGGGCAGGGCGAGGCCGTGGCGGGGATCGTCCTCGTACGCTTCGGCGAGAACACGCTGGAAGTCATCGACCGCGTGAAAACCCGGCTCGCCGAATTGGAGAAGGGGCTGCCCGCGGGCGTCGAAATCCATACCTCCTACGACCGCTCCCGTTTGATCTGGCGCGCCATCAACACCCTGCGGTCCAAGCTGATTGAAGAAATGATCGTCGTGGCGCTGATCATCATGCTTTTCCTGCTGCATTTTCGTTCGTCGTTCGTGGCCATCATCACGTTGCCGGTGGGGATCCTCATCAGCTTCCTGGCGATGCGCTTGCTGGGCATCTCGGCCAACATTATGAGTCTCGGCGGCATTGCCATCGCCATTGGTGTCATGGTCGACGCGGCGGTCGTGATGGTTGAGAACCTTCATAAGCACAAGGAACGAGACGTCGACCGAACGCACCAGGAGACTGTCATCGCCGCCGCGCGGGAAGTCGGCCCCGCGCTCTTCTTTTCGCTGATCATCATCACCATCAGCTTCCTGCCCGTGTTCTCCCTGCAACAGCAGGAAGGGCGGATGTTCACGCCTCTGGCCTACACCAAAACCTTCGCCATGGCCGCCTCGGCGTTGCTGGCCGTGACGCTTGTGCCGGTGCTGATGTTCTACTTCGTGCGCGGCCGCATCCGCCGGGAACAAGACAACCCGGTCAGCCGTTTCTTCATTCGCGGCTACGCGCCGGTAATTCGCGCCGTTCTCAAGCGACCCTTGACCACCGTCGGCATCGCCTTGGTGATTGCCCTGGCGACGGTGTGGCCGTGGACGCGCCTGGGCGGCGAGTTCATGCCGCCGCTCAACGAGGGCGATTTGCTCTACATGCCCACGACGCCCCCGGGCATCAGCATCACCAAGGCCAAGGAACTGCTGCAGCAAACCGACAAGCTCATCAAGACACATCCGCAGGTCGAGCACGTTTTGGGCAAGGTCGGGCGGGCCGAAACCGCCACCGATCCCGCGCCGCTCTCGATGATCGAAACCCATATTATTCTCAAGCCAAGCAGCGAATGGCCGCCGGGTAAAACGATCGAGGACATCACGCGTGAATTGGACGCCCGGGTGCAGTTCCCAGGGCTGACCAATGCCTGGACGATGCCGATCAAAACCCGTATCGACATGCTTGCCACCGGCATTAAAACGCCGGTGGGCATCAAAATATTGGGTGAGGACCTTGCCACGCTGGGAAAGATCGGCGAACAAATCGAAGGTTTGCTGCGCGGCGAAAAGGACGTGTCATCGGTCTACGCCGAACGAGTCACCGGCGGCAACTACATCGATATCGATATCGACCGCGTCACCGCCGCCCGCTTCGGGCTGACCGTCGGCGATGTCCAGCGGGTCATTAGCAGCGCCATCGGCGGCATGAACATCACCGAAACCGTGGAAGGCTTGGAACGCTACCCGGTCAACCTGCGCTTCCCGCGGGAACTGCGCGACAGCCCGGAAAAACTCCGCCGCGTGCCGGTGATGACAAAGATGAACCACACCGTGCCGCTTGGCCAACTGGCCGACATCCGCGTCAGCAAAGGCCCGCCGGGCATCAAAAGCGAAAACGCGCGCCGCACCGCGTGGGTGTTCATCGACTTAAATACCGACGACGTGGGCGGCTTCGTGTCGCGGGCGAAAAAACTGGTGGGCGATAACATCGAACTGCCCGAGGGCTACTCGCTGCTATGGTCCGGGCAATACGAGTACATGCAGCGCGCCGCCAAACGCCTGCGGGTAGTCGTACCGCTTACGCTGGCGATCATCTTCCTGTTGCTCTTCATGCATTTTCGCAACATCAGCGAAAGCCTGATCGTCATGCTCACCTTGCCCTTCGCCCTGGTCGGCGGCGTCTGGCTGATGTTCGCCGCGGGCTACAACCTGTCGGTCGCCGTGGCCGTCGGCTTCATCGCCTTAGCCGGGCTGGCGGCCGAGACCGGCGTGGTGATGCTCGTCTACCTCGACAACGCCTACCGCGAACGACAAAACGCGGGACTGCTCACCAGCCTGGCGGACTTGCGGGAAGTCGTCATGGCCGGGGCGGTCGATCGCGTGCGCCCGAAGCTGATGACCGTGGCCACTACCACCATCGGCTTGCTGCCGATTATGTTCGGCATCGGAACCGGCACCCGCATCATGAAACGCATCGCCGCGCCGATGGTCGGAGGGCTGATCAGTTCCACGATATTGACCCTCGTGATTCTCCCGGCCATCTACTTCCTTTGGAAAAAATGGACGACGCAGCCCGCGCTTGCCGTAGAAAAACACGACGACGATGAAAAATAG
- the thrC gene encoding threonine synthase — protein sequence MNEPLTHLRCLDTGKLYDAREVRYRSDTGALLEVVHDLDRLRALHPDLRELFARRMGTTQRPYLSGVWRYHELILPELPPADVVTKPEGNTNLYHSAKLSAAFDTKRLHLKHEGENPTLSFKDRGMTAGVSWAHHLGQKVVACASTGDTSAAMAAYAAQVEGMQSVVFLPRGKISAEQLSQAITYGARTLALDTDFDGCMRLVQAVTAKHPVYLLNSMNPFRIEGQKAIGLEAIQQLDWQVPDWFVIPVGNAGNISALGKGLWEALELGIIDRLPRIAGIQAAAADPFYRSYETGFREKITRQAGPTLASAIRIGNPVSYEKARGVVQRFDGVVARVDEGELMDAKALADRCGVAVCPNSGVALAGLRRLRAEGVIEAGQSVVVILTAHGAKFSQVGVDYHTGALPDLRPHAANPIVELPAEVEAIERALGLV from the coding sequence ATGAACGAGCCGTTGACCCACTTACGTTGTTTGGACACCGGCAAGCTGTACGACGCGCGCGAGGTTCGCTATCGCAGCGACACCGGCGCGCTGCTGGAAGTCGTACACGACTTGGACCGCCTGCGCGCACTCCACCCGGATTTGCGGGAACTGTTCGCCCGCCGCATGGGCACAACGCAGCGGCCCTACCTGTCGGGCGTCTGGCGCTATCACGAGTTGATTCTGCCGGAGTTGCCGCCGGCGGACGTCGTCACCAAACCCGAAGGCAACACGAACCTCTACCACAGCGCCAAGCTTTCCGCCGCGTTCGACACCAAGCGTTTGCACCTGAAGCATGAGGGCGAGAATCCGACCTTGTCATTCAAGGATCGCGGCATGACCGCGGGCGTCTCGTGGGCGCATCACCTGGGGCAAAAGGTTGTCGCATGCGCGTCGACCGGCGACACCTCGGCTGCGATGGCCGCGTATGCGGCGCAGGTCGAGGGCATGCAGAGCGTGGTGTTTTTGCCGCGGGGAAAGATCAGCGCCGAGCAGTTGTCGCAGGCCATCACCTACGGTGCGCGGACGTTGGCGCTGGATACCGATTTTGACGGCTGCATGCGGCTGGTGCAGGCGGTCACGGCCAAGCATCCGGTCTACCTGCTCAACTCGATGAACCCTTTCCGCATCGAAGGTCAAAAAGCGATCGGCCTCGAGGCGATCCAACAGCTTGACTGGCAGGTGCCGGACTGGTTCGTCATTCCGGTGGGCAACGCAGGCAACATCAGCGCGCTCGGCAAGGGCCTGTGGGAAGCGCTCGAGTTGGGCATCATCGACCGCCTGCCGCGCATTGCGGGCATTCAAGCGGCCGCGGCAGATCCTTTCTATCGCAGTTACGAAACCGGCTTTCGGGAGAAGATCACGCGGCAAGCCGGCCCCACCTTGGCCAGCGCCATTCGGATCGGCAACCCGGTCAGCTACGAGAAAGCCCGCGGCGTCGTACAGCGCTTCGACGGTGTGGTCGCCCGGGTCGACGAAGGTGAGTTGATGGACGCCAAAGCCCTCGCCGACCGTTGCGGCGTAGCGGTTTGCCCGAACTCGGGCGTCGCCCTGGCGGGCTTGCGTCGGTTGCGGGCCGAGGGCGTGATCGAAGCGGGCCAATCGGTCGTGGTGATTCTCACGGCGCACGGCGCGAAGTTCTCGCAGGTTGGCGTCGATTACCACACGGGGGCGCTGCCGGACTTGAGGCCGCACGCGGCCAACCCGATTGTGGAACTGCCGGCGGAGGTTGAGGCGATTGAGCGCGCGCTCGGCCTGGTCTGA
- a CDS encoding efflux RND transporter periplasmic adaptor subunit, translating into MKRAILIAVLALVVALALIQRPAPAEEAGTLYTCPMHPHVVQDEPGVCPICHMDLVPMKDTPTPDDAAGMDTHEDHATDSAKKSIVIDPVTVQNMGMRVEHVERGDLTRTIRTLGEIDVAEDALSVVNLRFSGWVEQIYVDETGMSVKAGQPLFRIYSPDLVQAQEEFLQALTAAGTDAPLTESARTKLDLLMGGSWLSRHLEKTMKPIRSVSIPSPQSGFVLHKNVVRGSQAAAGQDLYRIGNLTKIWANVEVYEFDAPWIKPGQSARMELSFQKGKRFEGKVDYVYPTLNPQSRTLRARLVFPNPGLNLKPGMFATVWIDVEAKKNVLAVPTEAILYSGERQLVFVSTGGGKYSAREVVTGLTGNDHRTEILSGLEAGEVVVTSGQFLLDSESQLQEAVEKLLTARLEAKKKSAGDDENAGHDHNAMAADSYWRCPMHPEVVQDEPGQCPICKMDLVEKKK; encoded by the coding sequence ATGAAACGCGCGATTCTCATAGCGGTACTCGCCTTGGTCGTGGCGCTGGCGTTGATCCAACGCCCGGCGCCCGCTGAAGAGGCGGGAACTCTTTACACATGCCCCATGCATCCGCACGTCGTGCAGGACGAGCCGGGCGTGTGCCCGATCTGTCATATGGACCTTGTGCCGATGAAGGACACGCCAACGCCGGATGACGCCGCCGGGATGGATACGCACGAGGATCACGCGACCGACAGCGCGAAAAAATCCATCGTGATCGACCCCGTGACGGTTCAGAACATGGGGATGCGTGTTGAGCACGTCGAACGCGGAGACCTGACGCGTACCATCCGCACCCTTGGCGAAATTGATGTGGCCGAGGATGCCCTCTCGGTGGTCAACCTGCGCTTCTCGGGGTGGGTCGAGCAGATTTACGTCGACGAAACCGGCATGAGCGTCAAGGCGGGGCAACCGCTGTTCCGCATCTACTCGCCGGATTTGGTGCAGGCGCAGGAGGAGTTTCTGCAGGCTCTGACCGCAGCGGGGACCGACGCGCCGCTCACGGAGAGTGCGCGAACAAAACTCGATTTACTCATGGGCGGCTCGTGGCTCAGTCGGCACCTCGAAAAAACCATGAAGCCGATTCGCAGCGTCTCCATACCGTCGCCGCAGAGCGGGTTCGTGTTGCATAAAAACGTGGTGCGGGGCTCGCAGGCTGCGGCGGGACAGGACCTCTATCGCATCGGCAACCTGACGAAGATATGGGCCAACGTGGAGGTCTATGAGTTCGACGCGCCTTGGATCAAGCCCGGCCAATCGGCCCGCATGGAACTCTCGTTCCAGAAAGGCAAGCGATTTGAGGGGAAGGTCGACTACGTGTATCCGACCCTGAATCCGCAATCCCGGACGCTGCGTGCCCGGCTTGTGTTCCCGAATCCCGGCCTCAACTTGAAACCCGGCATGTTCGCCACAGTGTGGATCGACGTGGAAGCCAAGAAAAATGTTTTAGCCGTTCCGACCGAAGCCATCTTGTATTCCGGCGAGCGGCAACTCGTCTTCGTCTCCACCGGCGGCGGCAAGTATTCCGCGCGTGAAGTGGTCACGGGATTAACCGGCAACGATCACCGCACGGAAATCCTTTCCGGTTTGGAAGCGGGCGAGGTAGTGGTTACCAGCGGTCAGTTCCTACTCGATTCGGAAAGCCAACTCCAGGAGGCCGTGGAAAAACTTCTCACCGCGCGTTTGGAGGCAAAGAAGAAGTCCGCCGGGGACGATGAAAACGCGGGCCACGATCACAACGCGATGGCCGCCGATAGTTATTGGAGGTGCCCCATGCACCCGGAAGTCGTACAAGATGAACCGGGACAGTGCCCCATCTGTAAAATGGATTTGGTCGAGAAGAAAAAATGA
- a CDS encoding homoserine kinase produces the protein MNEDWVRIFAPATVANVGPGFDCFGFPLEAPGDVVAARVAAEPGVRITGITGDDGALPYDIERNTAGRAALSVWASMPASADRGLEIRIEKGLPPCSGMGSSAASAVAGAVAAATVAMAVAGVPYDRTRVLSAALDGEAVAAGARHADNVAPALLGGFTIARPGDPPSIARLEPRLPLWCAVVMPAFAVPTKVARDALPAHVPMADATANVAHAATLVVALLEGNADLLRAAFSDRLAEPYRARFIPGFAEAKSAALAAGAYGCSISGAGPSLFCLAGERETAAASAAQIAKVFADHGHAAETFLSPLSLQGARRL, from the coding sequence ATGAACGAGGATTGGGTACGCATTTTCGCACCGGCAACTGTCGCCAACGTCGGCCCCGGCTTCGACTGCTTCGGGTTCCCGCTCGAAGCGCCCGGCGATGTCGTGGCCGCCCGCGTAGCCGCCGAGCCCGGCGTGCGCATCACGGGCATCACCGGTGACGACGGTGCGCTGCCCTACGACATCGAGCGCAACACCGCCGGACGCGCCGCCTTGTCAGTGTGGGCGAGCATGCCCGCATCAGCCGATCGCGGCCTGGAGATCCGCATCGAGAAAGGCCTGCCGCCGTGCTCCGGCATGGGTAGCAGCGCCGCCAGCGCCGTGGCCGGGGCCGTAGCCGCCGCCACGGTAGCGATGGCCGTCGCCGGTGTTCCCTACGACCGCACGCGCGTGCTTTCCGCCGCACTGGACGGTGAGGCCGTCGCCGCCGGTGCGCGGCATGCCGATAACGTGGCGCCCGCGTTGTTGGGCGGCTTCACGATCGCGCGGCCCGGTGATCCGCCGTCGATTGCCCGCCTTGAACCGCGGCTGCCGCTATGGTGCGCGGTGGTGATGCCGGCTTTTGCGGTCCCGACAAAAGTGGCCCGTGACGCCCTGCCCGCACACGTGCCGATGGCCGATGCGACCGCCAACGTGGCGCACGCGGCGACACTCGTGGTAGCCCTGCTGGAAGGCAATGCGGATCTGCTGCGCGCAGCATTTAGCGACCGCTTGGCCGAACCTTATCGCGCTCGCTTCATACCGGGCTTTGCCGAGGCGAAATCCGCCGCGCTCGCCGCGGGAGCCTACGGGTGTTCGATCAGCGGCGCGGGGCCGTCGCTGTTTTGCCTGGCGGGAGAGCGCGAGACCGCCGCCGCGTCTGCCGCACAGATCGCGAAGGTATTCGCCGACCACGGTCACGCCGCCGAGACTTTTCTTTCGCCCCTCAGTCTGCAAGGAGCGCGTCGCTTATGA
- a CDS encoding CaiB/BaiF CoA-transferase family protein, with translation MPQTNRPLEGVKILDLSRLLPGPFCTQLLADLGADIVKVESPDGGDYMRNMPPRVNEQGAYFLAVNAGKRSITVDLRSPAGPNALRALLETFDVLLEGFRPGVLTRFGLGHEQLQSEFPRLIYASLSGFGQTGPLRRKPGHDVNYLALTGGLSITGNADGELVIPGHQIADVSGALYTAVALLAAVIRRDKIGRGSYVDVALADSALALMAMTYAEYFQSQTPPTPAGHPVTGLHVCYHLYRTSDDRHMALGALEPKFWQAFCEAVGRTDLIAEGYTPARRGNPVYETVCEIFAGKTQAEWVRELGEVDCCCEPVLNLAETAHHPHFTGRGCFQETEHPTGGTYQRLKSPLRFDPPAHPADGPAPALGAHTKAVYAEAGVTAEKFEEYRQAGAFGPLTDETT, from the coding sequence ATGCCCCAAACCAATCGTCCCCTGGAAGGTGTCAAGATCCTGGACCTCAGCCGCTTGTTGCCCGGCCCTTTCTGTACGCAACTGCTGGCCGACCTGGGCGCCGACATCGTGAAAGTGGAAAGCCCCGACGGCGGCGACTATATGCGCAACATGCCGCCGCGGGTCAACGAACAAGGGGCGTACTTCCTCGCCGTCAACGCGGGCAAGCGCTCAATCACGGTCGACTTGCGCAGCCCGGCCGGCCCGAATGCGCTGCGCGCTTTGCTCGAAACCTTCGACGTACTGCTGGAAGGTTTTCGGCCGGGCGTCCTTACCCGTTTCGGTCTGGGACACGAACAACTGCAAAGTGAATTCCCGCGCTTGATCTACGCTTCGCTCAGCGGCTTCGGCCAAACGGGTCCGCTACGGCGTAAGCCCGGCCACGACGTGAACTACCTGGCGCTTACCGGGGGCCTCAGCATCACCGGCAACGCCGACGGCGAACTCGTGATCCCGGGACACCAGATCGCCGACGTGAGCGGCGCCCTTTACACCGCAGTGGCCCTTTTGGCGGCGGTGATTCGGCGCGATAAAATCGGGCGCGGCAGCTACGTCGATGTCGCCCTGGCCGATAGCGCTCTGGCTCTGATGGCGATGACCTACGCCGAATATTTTCAGTCGCAAACGCCGCCCACCCCCGCGGGGCACCCGGTGACCGGGCTGCACGTCTGCTACCACTTGTATCGCACCTCGGATGATCGCCACATGGCACTTGGCGCGTTGGAGCCGAAATTCTGGCAGGCGTTTTGCGAAGCGGTCGGCCGGACCGATCTGATTGCCGAGGGGTACACGCCGGCGCGGCGCGGCAACCCGGTGTACGAAACCGTGTGTGAAATCTTCGCCGGGAAGACGCAAGCGGAATGGGTGCGGGAATTGGGCGAAGTCGACTGCTGCTGTGAGCCGGTGTTGAACCTCGCCGAAACAGCTCACCACCCACATTTCACCGGCCGCGGTTGTTTCCAGGAAACGGAGCACCCGACCGGGGGCACGTATCAGCGCTTGAAGTCGCCGTTGCGCTTCGATCCGCCCGCACACCCCGCGGATGGACCGGCCCCGGCGCTGGGCGCACACACAAAGGCCGTGTACGCCGAAGCCGGCGTCACGGCCGAAAAGTTTGAAGAATATCGACAAGCGGGCGCGTTCGGGCCGCTTACCGACGAGACTACTTAG